Proteins from a genomic interval of Desulfofustis limnaeus:
- a CDS encoding ABC transporter substrate-binding protein codes for MTQPPSPQQITPAPPSWPTFSRVAAGAGQKAWTALLLWCCTFLLPAGVLAAVQVTDDDGISHRLERTCSRIISLYPAHTENLAAMGAADALLGISTSDTEPPSILGKARFSMHDTAEKFIAAEPDCLLIRPMIKHSKPNLVQQLQRYGIAVISLQPTTAKELYTYWQALGTLSGRSREADRMIERFTDALAELRRRTAAIPHEQRPRVYFEAIHQRMRTFSPQSIALFCLEAAGGVNIADDAVARRGTNIADYSKERILAKADLIDVFLAQSGRMNRITVEELINEPGFGAIKAIRNGRVHLIDEDVVARPTPRLLEGIELLNRLLYP; via the coding sequence ATGACCCAGCCGCCATCCCCGCAGCAGATTACCCCTGCACCTCCGTCGTGGCCGACGTTTAGTCGGGTTGCCGCCGGCGCCGGGCAGAAGGCCTGGACTGCCCTGCTGCTCTGGTGCTGCACGTTTTTGCTGCCCGCCGGGGTTCTCGCCGCCGTGCAGGTGACCGACGACGACGGCATCAGCCACCGGCTGGAGCGTACCTGCAGCCGCATCATCTCACTCTATCCGGCCCATACGGAAAACCTCGCGGCAATGGGAGCGGCCGACGCTCTGCTGGGCATATCCACCAGCGATACCGAACCACCATCGATCCTCGGCAAAGCCCGCTTTTCCATGCACGACACGGCGGAAAAATTCATCGCCGCCGAGCCGGACTGCCTCCTTATCCGGCCCATGATCAAGCACAGCAAGCCGAACCTGGTACAGCAACTGCAGCGCTACGGCATCGCCGTCATCTCCCTGCAACCGACCACGGCAAAAGAGCTGTATACCTACTGGCAGGCGTTGGGCACGCTGAGCGGTCGTAGCCGGGAGGCAGACCGGATGATCGAGCGCTTTACCGACGCCCTGGCGGAGCTGCGCCGCAGAACAGCAGCCATACCGCACGAACAACGGCCGCGCGTCTATTTCGAGGCCATTCATCAACGCATGCGCACCTTTTCCCCGCAGTCGATCGCCCTGTTCTGTCTGGAGGCCGCCGGCGGCGTCAACATCGCCGACGATGCAGTAGCAAGGCGGGGCACCAATATCGCCGATTACAGCAAGGAACGAATCCTCGCCAAGGCCGACCTCATCGATGTCTTTCTGGCCCAATCAGGCCGGATGAACCGGATCACCGTCGAAGAACTGATCAACGAGCCCGGTTTCGGGGCCATCAAAGCGATCCGCAACGGCCGTGTCCACCTCATCGACGAGGACGTGGTGGCCCGGCCCACTCCACGGCTGCTCGAAGGCATCGAGCTGCTCAACCGATTGCTCTATCCCTGA
- a CDS encoding ABC transporter ATP-binding protein, with protein sequence MTGTKGFHIRDLRFAYGSQMSLQHISLDLEPGRFYGLIGPNGSGKTTLLSLLAGQLTPSGGSIALDGQALNRYSTAQRARLLTVVPQSFSLNFDFSVHDVVLMGRHPYLSRFAQPTEEDLALVEESMAAMEIELFRHRSVRRLSGGEKQRVMIARALTQDTAYLLLDEVTANLDLNHSLAIMRLVARLTRDGRTVVAALHDLNLALAFCDRVIVLRDGRLHGFGPATTTISPTLVKQLYGIDAELCRPCSRSAHISFHYQEQPQP encoded by the coding sequence ATGACCGGCACCAAAGGCTTTCATATCCGGGACTTACGCTTCGCCTACGGGTCACAGATGTCGCTGCAGCACATCTCGCTGGACCTGGAACCGGGCCGTTTCTACGGCCTGATCGGTCCCAACGGCAGCGGCAAGACCACCCTGCTCAGCCTGCTCGCCGGCCAGCTGACCCCTTCCGGCGGCTCCATCGCGCTGGACGGCCAGGCGCTCAACCGGTATTCGACGGCGCAACGGGCCCGCCTGCTGACCGTTGTACCGCAGAGTTTCTCGCTCAATTTCGACTTTTCCGTCCATGATGTGGTGCTGATGGGCCGTCATCCCTACCTATCCCGGTTTGCCCAGCCGACCGAGGAGGATCTGGCCCTGGTCGAGGAGTCGATGGCGGCCATGGAGATCGAGCTCTTTCGCCACCGCTCGGTACGCCGGCTGTCCGGCGGCGAGAAACAACGGGTGATGATCGCCCGGGCCTTGACCCAGGATACCGCCTACCTGCTCCTCGACGAGGTGACCGCCAATCTCGATCTCAACCATAGCCTGGCCATCATGCGGCTCGTGGCACGGCTCACCCGGGACGGCCGAACCGTCGTCGCCGCCCTGCACGATCTGAATCTGGCCCTGGCCTTCTGTGATCGGGTGATCGTTCTGCGGGACGGCAGGCTGCACGGATTCGGTCCGGCGACCACGACCATTTCACCGACTCTGGTGAAACAGCTCTACGGGATCGACGCCGAACTCTGCCGGCCCTGCAGCCGTAGCGCCCACATCAGTTTTCACTATCAGGAACAACCGCAGCCATGA
- a CDS encoding FecCD family ABC transporter permease yields the protein MTSRTTVKTAAPDEPRRLARVGLLVALSVTLLVAIVVATGLGYIRIGPLEILHILFGQWGGSLPATIPDSHPFVIMEVRLPRILCATLVGGGLAVAGCVFQSLLQNPLADPYTLGISSGAAFGASLAILLLMLGLSLPGTLLIPLCAFGGAVATLYGVFALAAPSARLSSNSLILSGIIIAAILSAGISLIKFLADEQVNAIIFWLMGSFVGRSWLDVLILLLLVIPCCALIMVHARELDIMSLGDRTADALGIDTRTVRRRLLITSSLATAACVSVSGIIGFIGLIVPHFVRLLLGPANRLLLPCSFLCGCLLLLCADTVTRVLLPTELPIGVLTALIGGPFFCYIFRKSQLEQWR from the coding sequence ATGACCAGCCGCACCACCGTCAAGACAGCCGCGCCCGACGAACCACGACGCCTCGCGCGTGTCGGCCTGCTCGTCGCGTTGAGCGTCACCCTGCTGGTGGCGATCGTCGTCGCCACCGGTCTGGGCTACATCCGGATCGGCCCGCTGGAGATCCTGCACATCCTCTTCGGACAGTGGGGTGGCAGCCTCCCCGCCACCATCCCGGACAGCCACCCCTTTGTCATCATGGAAGTACGGCTGCCCCGGATTCTCTGCGCCACGCTGGTCGGCGGCGGCCTGGCGGTGGCCGGCTGCGTGTTCCAATCGCTGCTGCAAAATCCGCTGGCTGACCCGTACACTCTTGGCATCTCCTCGGGCGCCGCCTTCGGGGCATCGCTGGCCATCCTGCTGTTAATGCTCGGCCTCAGCCTGCCGGGAACGCTGCTCATTCCGCTCTGCGCCTTTGGCGGCGCGGTCGCCACCCTGTACGGCGTCTTCGCCCTGGCGGCGCCTTCCGCCCGCCTGTCATCAAACAGCCTGATCCTGTCCGGCATCATCATCGCCGCCATCCTCTCGGCCGGCATCAGTCTGATCAAATTTCTCGCCGATGAGCAGGTGAACGCCATCATCTTCTGGCTGATGGGCAGTTTCGTCGGCAGAAGCTGGCTCGATGTCCTGATCCTGCTGCTGCTGGTGATTCCCTGTTGCGCCCTGATCATGGTGCATGCCCGGGAGTTGGACATCATGTCGCTGGGCGACCGGACCGCCGACGCACTGGGCATCGATACCCGCACCGTGCGCCGCCGCCTGCTCATCACCTCCTCGCTGGCCACCGCCGCCTGCGTCAGCGTCTCCGGCATCATCGGTTTCATCGGCCTGATCGTTCCCCATTTCGTCCGCCTGCTCCTCGGCCCCGCCAACCGGCTGCTGCTGCCCTGCAGCTTTCTCTGCGGCTGCCTGCTGCTGCTCTGTGCGGATACCGTGACCCGGGTGCTCCTGCCGACAGAGCTGCCTATCGGGGTGCTGACCGCGCTGATCGGCGGTCCGTTCTTTTGCTACATCTTCCGCAAGAGTCAATTGGAGCAGTGGCGCTGA
- the sppA gene encoding signal peptide peptidase SppA codes for MKNLFRAIFNIFRGCAKVISVAWTIVFNLLFLGLIAVIVIAFLSRPEPTIPLNSILKLTISGDIVEQRRLDDSIDGYLSDLLGFSEEPRETLLQDIFDALEQARNDEAIRAVVLDLQPMGGAGFNQLQEIGSALIRFKQSGKPVVAMEDYYDQDQYFLAAHADTIFLNPMGGVNLHGFGLYRFYFQELLAKLKINFHVFQVGDYKSATEPLTRSSMSAEDRSQSREWLGELWQQYVATVAAQRQLTPEGLNAYINKIPANLRQADGDLARLAKDSGLVDQVQPRHEIERYLGTLAARDSDGTVRTVSLSTYLKGVDRSYQDNTGDQDAVALIVAQGTIMPGHSGPGTIGAESITALLRQARATSSIKAVVLRIDSGGGSAFASEVIRQEILQVRQSGKPVLVSMGGVAASGAYWIAANADEIWAAPSTITGSIGIFMAVPTFEQALAAAGIRRDGVGTANLAVGFDLSQPLSPELKEAIQLTLEHGYKTFRTIVAEGRNLDPQRVEHLAQGRVYSGRVAQELDLVDSLGSLEQTVHAAAARADLVDYRVTTLAEPLSLQERFFQRLGSKTLALVAQIPLFAEVLAGLSHLSPAVVSLPLFSDPNHLYAHCLLQMPDNDRGGWLSRR; via the coding sequence ATGAAAAATCTCTTTCGAGCCATCTTCAACATCTTCAGAGGATGCGCCAAAGTTATTTCGGTCGCCTGGACGATCGTGTTCAATCTGCTTTTCTTGGGGTTGATCGCCGTGATCGTCATCGCTTTTCTCTCCCGTCCCGAGCCCACCATCCCCCTCAACAGCATCCTCAAGCTCACCATCTCCGGCGATATCGTCGAACAACGCCGCCTCGACGACTCGATCGACGGCTACCTCTCGGACCTGCTCGGTTTTTCCGAGGAACCGCGGGAAACACTGCTCCAGGACATCTTCGACGCCCTTGAGCAGGCTCGTAACGACGAGGCCATTAGGGCCGTGGTGCTCGATCTGCAGCCGATGGGCGGGGCCGGGTTCAACCAGCTCCAGGAGATCGGCTCGGCCCTGATCCGCTTCAAGCAGAGCGGCAAGCCGGTGGTAGCCATGGAGGACTACTATGATCAGGACCAGTACTTCCTGGCCGCCCATGCCGACACCATTTTTCTCAACCCCATGGGCGGCGTCAACCTGCACGGTTTCGGCCTCTATCGCTTCTATTTCCAGGAACTGCTGGCAAAGCTCAAGATCAATTTCCACGTCTTCCAGGTGGGCGATTACAAATCCGCCACCGAACCCTTGACCAGGAGTTCCATGTCTGCCGAGGACCGCAGCCAATCCCGGGAGTGGCTCGGCGAACTGTGGCAGCAGTACGTGGCGACCGTTGCCGCCCAGCGGCAGCTGACTCCGGAGGGGCTCAACGCCTATATCAACAAAATACCCGCCAACCTCCGCCAGGCTGACGGCGACCTGGCCCGTCTCGCCAAGGATAGCGGGCTGGTGGACCAGGTTCAGCCCCGCCACGAAATCGAACGTTACCTCGGGACGCTGGCGGCAAGAGATTCAGACGGCACGGTGCGCACCGTCTCCCTGTCCACCTACCTCAAAGGGGTCGACCGGTCCTATCAGGATAACACCGGGGATCAGGACGCCGTCGCCCTGATCGTTGCCCAGGGCACGATCATGCCGGGTCACAGTGGCCCGGGAACGATCGGTGCGGAGTCCATCACCGCATTGTTGCGCCAGGCCCGTGCCACCTCCTCAATCAAGGCCGTCGTGCTGCGCATCGACAGCGGCGGCGGCTCCGCTTTCGCGTCGGAGGTGATCAGGCAGGAGATCCTCCAGGTCCGGCAAAGCGGTAAACCGGTGTTGGTCTCGATGGGAGGCGTGGCCGCCTCCGGAGCCTATTGGATCGCCGCCAACGCCGACGAAATCTGGGCAGCGCCGAGCACCATCACCGGATCCATCGGCATCTTTATGGCCGTGCCGACCTTCGAACAGGCCCTGGCCGCCGCCGGTATCCGCCGCGATGGTGTCGGCACCGCCAATCTCGCCGTCGGTTTCGATCTGAGCCAGCCCCTGTCGCCGGAACTCAAGGAAGCCATTCAACTTACCCTGGAGCATGGTTACAAGACCTTCCGCACCATCGTTGCCGAAGGGCGAAACCTGGACCCACAGAGGGTGGAACATTTGGCTCAGGGACGTGTCTATTCCGGCCGAGTCGCCCAGGAGCTGGATCTGGTCGACTCGCTCGGCTCCCTGGAGCAGACCGTGCACGCCGCCGCGGCCCGCGCCGACCTCGTCGATTACCGGGTCACCACCCTGGCGGAACCCCTGTCCCTGCAAGAGCGTTTCTTTCAGCGGCTGGGCAGCAAGACCCTGGCTCTGGTCGCCCAGATCCCCCTATTCGCGGAGGTGTTGGCCGGTCTTTCCCACCTGTCGCCGGCTGTGGTTTCCTTGCCGCTGTTCAGCGACCCGAACCATCTCTATGCCCACTGCCTGCTGCAGATGCCCGACAACGACCGGGGCGGTTGGCTGTCCAGACGATGA
- the dinB gene encoding DNA polymerase IV yields MQRKIIHVDMDAFYASIEQLDNPELLGRPVIVGGRPDSRGVVAACSYEARTFGIKSAMPCSRAYARCPEAVFIHPRLDRYREVSTRIMTIFRSYTDLVEPLSLDEAFLDVTVNKRHEPSATMLAEQIRRQIREETGLTASAGVSFNKFIAKIASDLNKPDGLSVIRPEMAASFLATLPIGSFFGVGAVTERRMRQQGICCGADLLKLSLAELSERFGKQGVFLYHIVRGHDHRPVQSERARKSIGAETTLEHDTKDPDRIDAILARLAQRVGHTLHRKHLVGTTVTLKVRYADFTTVTRSVTGSVPSADPAHLLSAVRFLLGRTEAGKRKVRLLGISVSNLSPRATTRPRQLLLPFISRHDHDKTG; encoded by the coding sequence ATGCAGAGAAAAATCATCCACGTGGACATGGATGCGTTCTACGCCTCCATCGAGCAGCTTGACAATCCTGAACTGCTCGGCCGGCCGGTGATCGTCGGCGGACGTCCCGACTCGCGTGGCGTCGTCGCCGCCTGCTCGTATGAAGCACGCACCTTCGGCATCAAATCGGCCATGCCCTGTTCCCGCGCCTACGCCCGCTGTCCCGAGGCGGTATTCATTCATCCGCGACTCGATCGGTACCGCGAGGTATCGACGCGGATCATGACCATTTTTCGCTCCTACACCGATCTGGTCGAGCCGCTCTCGCTCGACGAGGCGTTCCTCGACGTGACCGTCAATAAGCGGCACGAACCTTCCGCCACCATGCTGGCCGAACAGATCCGCCGCCAGATCCGCGAAGAGACCGGCCTTACCGCTTCGGCCGGGGTATCGTTCAACAAGTTTATCGCCAAGATCGCTTCGGATCTCAATAAACCAGACGGCCTCAGCGTCATCCGACCGGAGATGGCCGCTTCCTTTCTGGCCACCCTGCCCATCGGTTCGTTTTTCGGGGTCGGGGCCGTTACCGAACGGCGCATGCGCCAGCAGGGTATTTGCTGCGGTGCCGACCTGCTCAAACTATCGCTGGCAGAGCTATCCGAGCGTTTCGGCAAACAGGGCGTCTTTCTCTACCATATCGTCCGGGGACATGACCATCGACCGGTCCAATCGGAACGGGCGAGGAAATCAATCGGCGCTGAGACCACCCTGGAACACGACACCAAAGACCCGGATCGGATCGACGCCATCCTGGCGCGGCTGGCCCAACGGGTCGGCCACACCCTGCACCGCAAACACCTAGTCGGCACGACTGTAACCCTGAAGGTACGCTATGCCGATTTCACCACCGTAACCCGGTCGGTGACCGGGTCCGTCCCCTCAGCCGATCCGGCTCACCTCTTATCCGCCGTCCGTTTCCTGCTTGGCCGAACGGAGGCCGGCAAACGCAAGGTGCGGTTGCTCGGCATTTCCGTCTCCAATCTATCACCACGCGCGACGACTCGTCCGCGCCAGCTGCTTCTGCCGTTTATCTCACGGCACGATCACGACAAAACAGGCTGA
- a CDS encoding Crp/Fnr family transcriptional regulator, translating into MTSPKIRDHLAAVSLFHGLPDQQLEAIAALTREKHYNRGETIFFEGDPGDGFYLIVSGQVKVFKMNLMGKEQILHIFGAGEPIGEVAVFHGQPFPASAETLMKSTLLFLPRREFVQLIERHAGIALNMLAVLSLRLRQFTAQIENLSLKEVPARLAGYLLVASEEQQNGDVVELEISKGQLASLLGTIPETLSRIFARMSEDGLIRVDGRTITILDRDGLAEL; encoded by the coding sequence ATGACCAGTCCGAAAATCAGAGATCACCTCGCCGCCGTTTCCCTGTTTCATGGGCTACCGGACCAGCAGTTGGAAGCCATTGCCGCCCTGACCCGGGAAAAGCACTATAATCGTGGCGAGACGATCTTTTTCGAGGGAGACCCGGGCGACGGTTTTTACCTGATCGTCTCCGGGCAGGTCAAGGTCTTTAAAATGAACCTCATGGGCAAAGAGCAGATCCTCCATATCTTCGGGGCCGGCGAGCCGATCGGTGAGGTGGCGGTCTTTCACGGCCAGCCGTTTCCGGCAAGCGCTGAAACCCTGATGAAGAGCACGCTGCTTTTCCTGCCGCGCCGGGAATTCGTGCAGCTGATCGAGCGTCATGCGGGCATCGCCCTGAACATGCTGGCAGTGCTTTCCCTGCGACTCAGGCAGTTTACCGCCCAGATCGAAAACCTGTCGCTGAAGGAGGTTCCGGCCCGGCTGGCCGGTTATCTACTGGTTGCCTCCGAAGAACAACAGAACGGGGACGTGGTGGAACTGGAGATATCCAAAGGGCAGTTGGCTAGCTTGTTGGGGACGATTCCCGAGACGTTGTCACGGATTTTTGCCCGGATGAGCGAGGATGGTCTGATCCGGGTGGACGGCCGGACCATCACTATCCTTGATCGAGACGGCCTGGCCGAGCTTTGA
- a CDS encoding FlgO family outer membrane protein, whose amino-acid sequence MHIQRPSSTARSQLHSRLSTLVLVVLLLSGCAAFNETRLEDQLGREVNLIEFANDIADDLVREAFPPLLPRQPQLPILTTTFVDNNQLEKTSHFGRLLQEHITARFVRNGYAVKEIKLRSELVIEPQSGETILSRRLDLLKDIQPAQALLVGTLSISQRTMYISARLVNPTTADILSAGTYRLYMDKNVLAMFGLRTAGDDTDIKKPEEPLVNRIFY is encoded by the coding sequence ATGCACATTCAACGCCCTTCATCCACCGCTCGATCACAGCTCCACTCCCGGTTGTCGACTCTGGTTCTAGTGGTCCTGCTGCTCTCCGGCTGTGCCGCCTTCAATGAGACCAGACTGGAAGACCAACTCGGTCGGGAAGTGAACCTGATCGAATTCGCCAACGACATCGCCGATGACCTGGTTCGCGAGGCGTTCCCGCCGTTGCTGCCACGCCAACCGCAGTTGCCGATCCTCACCACCACCTTCGTGGACAACAACCAACTGGAAAAGACCTCGCATTTCGGCAGACTGCTGCAGGAACACATCACAGCCCGCTTCGTTCGCAACGGCTATGCGGTCAAGGAGATCAAACTGCGCTCCGAACTGGTGATCGAACCGCAGTCGGGCGAGACGATCCTGTCCCGACGATTGGATCTGCTCAAGGACATCCAGCCGGCCCAGGCCCTCCTGGTCGGCACCCTCTCCATCAGCCAGCGGACCATGTACATCTCGGCCCGCCTGGTCAACCCCACCACGGCCGACATCCTGTCGGCCGGAACCTATCGCCTCTATATGGACAAGAACGTGCTGGCCATGTTCGGCCTGCGTACCGCCGGTGACGATACCGACATCAAAAAACCGGAGGAACCCCTGGTCAACCGGATCTTCTACTGA
- a CDS encoding PHP domain-containing protein, whose product MLDLHLHSTFSDGTYRPRGLVELARQRQLQLVAVTDHDTVDGTAEAMAAGRRFGVRVLSGLELSVYWQSYHFHLLAYDFNWQDRNLCSGLQELQDAREQRNKKIVQILAGLGIAIDYDEVRTISADGQTGRPHIARLLVGKKVVASIDQAFERYLRRGGCAYVPRFLYTVNQAIALIHGAGGVAVLAHPGQLALPLDELEHLVGALKECGLDGIETFYPTQKGKQLRQLRALAHHFQLLETGGSDYHGDLRPGTGMAGGPQFSIPGEVFLGLQHRWNGAHHDIREP is encoded by the coding sequence ATGCTTGATCTTCACCTTCACTCCACGTTCAGTGACGGTACCTACCGCCCGCGGGGACTGGTGGAGCTGGCGCGGCAGCGTCAGCTGCAACTCGTTGCCGTGACCGATCACGACACCGTTGACGGCACCGCCGAAGCCATGGCTGCCGGCCGGCGCTTCGGGGTGCGGGTATTGTCCGGGCTCGAGTTGAGCGTGTACTGGCAGTCCTACCATTTTCATCTGCTTGCTTACGACTTCAACTGGCAGGACAGGAATTTGTGCAGCGGCTTACAAGAGTTGCAGGACGCTCGTGAGCAGCGCAACAAGAAGATCGTGCAGATCTTGGCGGGCCTTGGCATCGCCATCGACTACGACGAGGTGCGCACCATCTCCGCCGACGGCCAAACCGGTCGACCGCATATCGCCCGGTTGCTCGTCGGCAAAAAGGTGGTGGCGTCCATCGATCAAGCCTTCGAGCGGTACCTGCGCCGCGGGGGCTGTGCCTACGTGCCGCGCTTCCTCTATACGGTGAACCAAGCCATCGCTTTGATTCACGGCGCCGGCGGGGTTGCCGTGTTGGCCCATCCGGGGCAGCTGGCGTTGCCGCTGGACGAACTGGAGCATCTGGTGGGCGCTTTAAAGGAGTGTGGGCTGGACGGCATCGAGACCTTCTATCCCACCCAGAAGGGCAAACAACTGCGGCAATTACGGGCGTTGGCCCACCACTTTCAATTGCTGGAGACGGGGGGAAGCGATTATCATGGCGATCTCAGACCCGGGACCGGGATGGCCGGTGGCCCCCAGTTCAGCATTCCCGGCGAGGTGTTTCTTGGCCTGCAGCACCGATGGAACGGAGCTCATCACGACATAAGGGAACCGTGA
- a CDS encoding sigma-54-dependent transcriptional regulator: MTMHTILVVDDEPNYLIVLSELLRDEGFEVLTAPGGEEALATVKEADLDVVLTDMQMPGMDGMTLLGEIKKSYSDLPVVIITAYAEIDKAVAAMQAGAYSYLAKPFSNDELIVTIGNAVSHYSLIRENTRLRREMQQRDGFSGLVGKNPKMRQIYELIEKVAPTPASVLISGESGTGKELVAKAIHLHSPREAKPFITFNCGALDENLLEIELFGQEKGGFTGAAALRKGRLEQAHQGTLFLDEIGDIPLSLQTKLLRVLQDRSFERVGGNRTLQVDVRILSATVKDLKEEVQQGRFREDLFYRLNVIHLALPPLRERMDDIPLLVDSFLQRFAVKLGYERLEIAPEALRLLINLPWEGNVRELENTIERAAILCGGELIKPEDVQPESITVDRDAQWTREIDILRLIPDSVQLNDVLYAVEEQLLNRALEEAGQVQARAAERLGITKSLLQYKMKKYGIKKQK; encoded by the coding sequence ATGACGATGCATACCATATTGGTGGTTGACGACGAGCCGAACTATTTGATCGTGCTCTCCGAACTGCTGCGTGATGAGGGATTTGAGGTCCTTACCGCGCCGGGGGGCGAGGAGGCGCTTGCCACCGTCAAGGAGGCCGATCTGGATGTGGTGCTGACCGACATGCAGATGCCGGGCATGGACGGCATGACCCTGCTGGGCGAGATCAAGAAAAGCTATTCGGATCTGCCGGTGGTGATCATTACCGCCTATGCCGAGATCGACAAGGCGGTGGCCGCCATGCAGGCCGGGGCTTACAGCTATCTCGCCAAACCGTTTTCCAACGATGAGCTGATCGTCACCATCGGCAACGCCGTCAGCCATTATTCACTGATCCGGGAAAACACCCGGTTGCGTCGGGAGATGCAGCAGCGGGACGGGTTCAGCGGCCTGGTCGGCAAGAATCCGAAGATGCGGCAAATTTACGAGCTTATCGAGAAGGTGGCCCCGACCCCGGCCTCGGTCCTGATCAGCGGTGAGAGCGGCACCGGCAAGGAGCTGGTGGCCAAGGCGATTCACCTGCACAGCCCGCGTGAGGCCAAGCCGTTCATCACCTTCAACTGTGGAGCGCTCGACGAAAATCTCCTGGAGATCGAGCTGTTCGGCCAGGAGAAAGGCGGTTTCACCGGTGCTGCGGCGTTGCGCAAGGGACGCCTCGAACAGGCTCACCAGGGCACGTTGTTTCTCGACGAGATCGGCGATATTCCGTTGTCCCTGCAGACGAAACTACTCCGTGTCCTGCAGGATCGGAGTTTTGAGCGGGTCGGCGGCAATCGGACCCTGCAGGTCGATGTGCGGATCCTCAGCGCCACCGTCAAGGATCTCAAGGAGGAAGTGCAACAGGGGCGCTTTCGCGAAGACCTTTTTTATCGGCTCAATGTCATTCACCTGGCGTTGCCGCCGCTACGCGAGCGGATGGATGACATCCCCCTGCTGGTGGACAGCTTCCTCCAGCGTTTTGCGGTAAAACTGGGCTATGAACGTCTGGAAATCGCTCCGGAGGCCTTGCGGCTGCTCATCAACCTGCCATGGGAAGGAAATGTGCGGGAGCTGGAAAATACCATCGAGCGTGCGGCGATCCTCTGCGGTGGGGAACTCATCAAACCGGAAGACGTGCAGCCGGAATCGATAACCGTCGACCGGGATGCCCAATGGACCCGGGAGATAGATATCCTGCGTTTGATACCCGACTCGGTGCAGCTCAACGACGTGCTCTATGCGGTTGAAGAGCAGCTGCTCAATCGTGCTCTCGAGGAGGCCGGCCAGGTCCAGGCCCGGGCGGCGGAGCGGCTCGGCATCACCAAGAGCCTGCTGCAGTACAAGATGAAGAAGTATGGGATCAAAAAGCAGAAATAG
- a CDS encoding DUF2959 domain-containing protein, producing MTPPLSMTATLLSLLTAALLAGCSTTYYAAMEKAGIHKRDIMVDRVAEARSSQEQAQEQFKSALEQFASVVHLRETDLKKAYDRLNGEYEACVAIADKVSSRIDSIESVAEALFDEWEAEIDLYQNREMARSSRAQLQATQRNYRDMLGRMKRAEKSMDPVLVIFRDNVLFLKHNLNAQAIGSLRQEFGTLQTQIDELLARMNEAIESSDAFIAGMQQNQ from the coding sequence ATGACCCCACCACTCTCGATGACCGCGACCCTTCTCAGCCTGTTGACTGCCGCGCTCCTGGCCGGCTGCAGCACCACCTACTATGCCGCCATGGAAAAGGCCGGTATCCACAAGCGCGATATCATGGTAGATCGGGTCGCCGAGGCGCGCAGCTCGCAGGAGCAGGCACAGGAGCAGTTCAAGTCCGCTCTCGAACAATTCGCCAGTGTCGTCCACCTGCGCGAGACCGACCTGAAAAAGGCCTACGATCGACTCAACGGTGAGTACGAGGCGTGCGTGGCGATTGCCGACAAGGTCTCGTCCCGGATCGACAGCATTGAATCAGTGGCGGAAGCCTTGTTCGACGAATGGGAAGCGGAGATCGACCTCTATCAGAATCGGGAGATGGCCCGCTCCAGCCGGGCTCAGCTCCAGGCCACGCAACGAAACTATCGAGATATGCTGGGACGGATGAAACGAGCCGAGAAGAGCATGGACCCGGTGCTGGTCATCTTTCGGGACAACGTGCTCTTTCTCAAGCACAACCTCAACGCCCAGGCGATCGGCTCGCTGCGCCAGGAATTCGGGACTCTGCAAACACAGATCGACGAGCTTCTGGCCCGGATGAACGAGGCCATCGAGTCATCCGACGCCTTCATCGCCGGCATGCAGCAGAATCAGTAA